One Acutalibacter muris DNA window includes the following coding sequences:
- a CDS encoding LytR/AlgR family response regulator transcription factor, giving the protein MRRIAICDDEPAQAELLRGLVNDWARDRREPSEIRLFPSGDAFWFCWEQDKAWDALLLDIQMSGTDGLDLCRQLRAAGSRLPVVFVTGLAGHMAEGFELDAVHYLVKPASRDKIYLCLDKAIQREGREPFILLECADGQAARVLLSEIALIESSGHRTLVTLAGGDTLEARAGFKELCGKLPQGDFVQCHRCYLAGLRHIYRLGRDSLILDGGKAVPVSRNRFLEVNAAFVNFYRQEG; this is encoded by the coding sequence ATGCGCAGGATAGCCATTTGCGACGACGAGCCCGCCCAGGCGGAGCTTCTCCGGGGCCTTGTAAACGACTGGGCCCGGGACCGGCGGGAGCCCTCCGAAATACGCCTTTTCCCCAGCGGCGACGCCTTCTGGTTCTGCTGGGAGCAGGACAAGGCCTGGGACGCGCTGCTTTTAGACATACAGATGTCCGGCACCGACGGCCTGGACCTCTGCCGCCAGCTTCGGGCCGCCGGCTCCCGGCTGCCGGTGGTGTTCGTCACAGGCCTTGCGGGGCATATGGCAGAGGGCTTCGAACTGGACGCGGTGCATTACCTTGTAAAGCCCGCCAGCCGGGACAAGATATATCTCTGCCTTGACAAGGCCATACAGCGCGAAGGCCGTGAGCCCTTCATACTACTAGAGTGCGCCGACGGCCAGGCCGCCCGGGTGCTCCTGTCGGAGATAGCCCTCATAGAGTCCAGCGGCCATCGCACCCTTGTGACCCTGGCGGGCGGGGATACCCTGGAGGCCAGAGCCGGCTTTAAGGAGCTCTGCGGAAAGCTCCCACAGGGGGACTTTGTCCAGTGCCACCGCTGCTATCTGGCGGGACTCCGTCACATCTACCGGCTGGGTCGGGACAGTCTTATCCTGGACGGCGGCAAGGCCGTTCCCGTAAGCCGTAACCGCTTTTTAGAGGTCAACGCCGCCTTCGTCAATTTCTACCGCCAGGAGGGATAA
- a CDS encoding sensor histidine kinase: protein MESWVLSIIITFILLIFAGSIILCRRLTLNEALRRTERFQSDLLTRQVQEVENLYRQIRGMRHDLRNHAQTMQAYLQLGQTGQLEDYLTELSSSFEQVDDVLRTGNVMADAILNSKLSLCRSHDIAVSATAQVPASNIPDVSLCTILGNLLDNALEACLRLPDQKERFMRVYIAPMKGQLYVSVTNSSPGRSRVEGGRYVSAKPGRDRFARHGFGLFQIDRAVKLCGGYVNRQQEEGVFSTEILLPL from the coding sequence TTGGAAAGCTGGGTCTTATCAATAATCATAACCTTCATACTTCTCATATTCGCCGGGTCTATAATACTCTGCCGCCGGCTCACCCTGAACGAAGCCCTCCGGCGCACCGAGCGTTTCCAGTCCGACCTATTGACCCGCCAGGTCCAGGAGGTGGAGAACCTGTATAGACAGATACGCGGTATGCGCCACGATCTTCGCAACCACGCCCAGACTATGCAGGCCTATTTGCAGCTGGGCCAGACAGGGCAGCTGGAGGATTACCTTACCGAGCTCTCCAGCTCCTTCGAACAGGTGGACGACGTGCTGCGCACCGGCAACGTCATGGCCGACGCCATACTGAACTCCAAGCTCTCCCTCTGCCGCTCCCATGACATAGCCGTCAGCGCCACGGCCCAGGTGCCCGCCTCCAATATACCCGACGTGAGCCTGTGCACCATCTTAGGAAACCTTCTGGACAACGCCCTGGAGGCCTGCCTGCGCCTTCCTGACCAAAAGGAGCGCTTTATGCGGGTCTACATCGCCCCCATGAAGGGCCAGCTTTACGTAAGCGTCACCAACTCCTCCCCGGGCAGGAGCAGGGTTGAAGGCGGCAGATATGTCTCCGCAAAGCCGGGCCGGGACCGCTTCGCCCGCCACGGCTTCGGGCTCTTTCAGATAGACCGGGCGGTGAAGCTCTGCGGGGGGTACGTGAACCGCCAGCAGGAGGAGGGGGTGTTCTCTACGGAGATCCTGCTGCCCCTTTGA